From Nicotiana tabacum cultivar K326 chromosome 20, ASM71507v2, whole genome shotgun sequence, one genomic window encodes:
- the LOC107790446 gene encoding mitogen-activated protein kinase 9 isoform X1: MGGGGTFVDGVLRWFQRRHNNEDAILTDLQKPHNTHLQERAEDNNNNQDFTITDDFDITGLKLIKVPKRLSFPISAHSTMDPLKKNALETEFFTEYGEASRYQVHEVIGKGSYGVVGSAVDTHTGERVAIKKINDVFDHVSDATRILREIKLLRLLRHPDIVEIKHIMLPPSRREFKDIYVVFELMESDLHQVIKANNDLTAEHYQFFLYQLMRGLKYIHTANIFHRDLKPKNILANADCKLKICDFGLARVSFNDVPSAIFWTDYVATRWYRAPELCGSFFSKYTPAIDIWSIGCIFAELLSGKPLFPGKNVVHQLDLITDLLGTPPPETVAKIRNEKARRYLSSMRKKQPVPFEKKFPNADPLALRLLERLIAFDPKDRPSAEEALSDPYFRGLSNADREPSRPPISKLEFEFEKRKLAKEDVRELIYREILEYHPQMLQEYLSGGDQTSGFMYPSGVDRFKQQFAHLEEHYGKGERSTPLQRQHASLPRERVPAPKNDTSSQNNDCEKRTVSTTLQSPPGQSEGSENSVVGTQNGTNQANYSARSLLKSASISASKCVEVKRRNTEEEPIEEANEEVDDLSQKVAALHA; this comes from the exons ATGGGGGGTGGTGGTACATTTGTGGATGGTGTTCTTCGCTGGTTTCAACGTCGTCACAACAATGAAGATGCGATCTTGACTGATCTTCAGAAACCCCATAATACCCATTTACAAGAAAgagcagaagataataataataatcaagacTTTACCATTACTGACGATTTTGACATTACTGGTCTAAAGCTCATCAAAGTACCCAAACGGCTTAGTTTCCCTATTTCTGCCCATTCTACAATGGATCCTCTCAAAAag AATGCGTTGGAGACGGAATTCTTTACAGAATATGGAGAGGCAAGTAGATACCAAGTTCACGAAGTAATTGGAAAAGGCAGCTATGGAGTCGTGGGATCTGCTGTCGATACCCATACTGGTGAAAGAGTTGCAATCAAGAAAATTAATGATGTATTTGATCATGTTTCTGATGCTACAAGAATCTTGAGAGAAATCAAGCTTCTTCGGCTACTTAGGCATCCAGATATCGTAGAAATAAAGCACATTATGTTGCCTCCTTCTCGGAGAGAGTTTAAAGATATTTATGTTGTTTTTGAATTGATGGAATCAGATCTCCATCAGGTAATTAAGGCCAATAATGATCTTACTGCTGAGCATTATCAGTTTTTCCTATACCAGCTTATGCGTGGACTAAAATATATTCATACAG CAAATATTTTCCACCGGGATTTAAAGCCGAAGAATATTCTTGCTAATGCTGACTGCAAGTTGAAGATTTGTGATTTTGGGCTTGCTCGTGTATCATTCAATGATGTGCCATCAGCTATTTTCTGGACT GATTATGTTGCAACTCGATGGTATCGCGCCCCTGAGCTATGTGGCTCCTTTTTCTCTAAG TATACTCctgctattgatatttggagcatCGGATGCATATTTGCAGAATTGCTTTCTGGAAAACCGTTATTTCCTGGAAAGAATGTGGTGCATCAATTAGACCTAATCACAGATTTGCTTGGGACACCTCCTCCCGAAACAGTTGCAAAG ATCAGAAATGAAAAGGCAAGAAGATACCTCAGTAGCATGCGGAAGAAACAACCGGTTCCATTTGAAAAAAAGTTTCCAAATGCAGATCCTTTGGCGTTACGCCTACTTGAACGACTGATTGCATTTGACCCTAAAGATCGGCCATCGGCAGAAGAG GCATTGTCGGATCCATATTTCCGTGGTTTATCAAATGCTGATCGTGAACCATCTAGACCGCCAATATCAAAGCTTGAGTTTGAATTTGAGAAAAGGAAACTGGCAAAAGAAGATGTTAGAGAACTCATCTATCGTGAG ATTTTAGAATATCATCCTCAGATGCTTCAGGAGTATCTTAGTGGTGGAGATCAGACTAGTGGCTTTATGTACCCAAG TGGTGTTGATCGGTTCAAGCAACAATTTGCACATCTGGAGGAGCATTATGGTAAAGGTGAACGTAGCACCCCGCTTCAGAGGCAGCATGCTTCCTTGCCTAG GGAGCGAGTTCCTGCACCGAAAAATGACACCTCTTCCCAAAATAATGATTGTGAAAAGCGAACTGTTTCAACAACTCTTCAGAGCCCACCAGGGCAGTCTGAGGGATCAGAGAACTCAGTTGTCGGTACACAAAATGGAACTAATCAGGCAAATTACAGTGCTCGTAGCTTGCTGAAGAGTGCTAGCATCAGTGCTTCTAAGTGTGTGGAAGTTAAAAGAAGAAACACAGAG GAAGAGCCAATTGAAGAGGCAAACGAGGAAGTTGATGATTTGTCTCAAAAAGTTGCTGCTCTCCATGCTTAA
- the LOC107790446 gene encoding mitogen-activated protein kinase 9 isoform X2, producing the protein MNALETEFFTEYGEASRYQVHEVIGKGSYGVVGSAVDTHTGERVAIKKINDVFDHVSDATRILREIKLLRLLRHPDIVEIKHIMLPPSRREFKDIYVVFELMESDLHQVIKANNDLTAEHYQFFLYQLMRGLKYIHTANIFHRDLKPKNILANADCKLKICDFGLARVSFNDVPSAIFWTDYVATRWYRAPELCGSFFSKYTPAIDIWSIGCIFAELLSGKPLFPGKNVVHQLDLITDLLGTPPPETVAKIRNEKARRYLSSMRKKQPVPFEKKFPNADPLALRLLERLIAFDPKDRPSAEEALSDPYFRGLSNADREPSRPPISKLEFEFEKRKLAKEDVRELIYREILEYHPQMLQEYLSGGDQTSGFMYPSGVDRFKQQFAHLEEHYGKGERSTPLQRQHASLPRERVPAPKNDTSSQNNDCEKRTVSTTLQSPPGQSEGSENSVVGTQNGTNQANYSARSLLKSASISASKCVEVKRRNTEEEPIEEANEEVDDLSQKVAALHA; encoded by the exons ATG AATGCGTTGGAGACGGAATTCTTTACAGAATATGGAGAGGCAAGTAGATACCAAGTTCACGAAGTAATTGGAAAAGGCAGCTATGGAGTCGTGGGATCTGCTGTCGATACCCATACTGGTGAAAGAGTTGCAATCAAGAAAATTAATGATGTATTTGATCATGTTTCTGATGCTACAAGAATCTTGAGAGAAATCAAGCTTCTTCGGCTACTTAGGCATCCAGATATCGTAGAAATAAAGCACATTATGTTGCCTCCTTCTCGGAGAGAGTTTAAAGATATTTATGTTGTTTTTGAATTGATGGAATCAGATCTCCATCAGGTAATTAAGGCCAATAATGATCTTACTGCTGAGCATTATCAGTTTTTCCTATACCAGCTTATGCGTGGACTAAAATATATTCATACAG CAAATATTTTCCACCGGGATTTAAAGCCGAAGAATATTCTTGCTAATGCTGACTGCAAGTTGAAGATTTGTGATTTTGGGCTTGCTCGTGTATCATTCAATGATGTGCCATCAGCTATTTTCTGGACT GATTATGTTGCAACTCGATGGTATCGCGCCCCTGAGCTATGTGGCTCCTTTTTCTCTAAG TATACTCctgctattgatatttggagcatCGGATGCATATTTGCAGAATTGCTTTCTGGAAAACCGTTATTTCCTGGAAAGAATGTGGTGCATCAATTAGACCTAATCACAGATTTGCTTGGGACACCTCCTCCCGAAACAGTTGCAAAG ATCAGAAATGAAAAGGCAAGAAGATACCTCAGTAGCATGCGGAAGAAACAACCGGTTCCATTTGAAAAAAAGTTTCCAAATGCAGATCCTTTGGCGTTACGCCTACTTGAACGACTGATTGCATTTGACCCTAAAGATCGGCCATCGGCAGAAGAG GCATTGTCGGATCCATATTTCCGTGGTTTATCAAATGCTGATCGTGAACCATCTAGACCGCCAATATCAAAGCTTGAGTTTGAATTTGAGAAAAGGAAACTGGCAAAAGAAGATGTTAGAGAACTCATCTATCGTGAG ATTTTAGAATATCATCCTCAGATGCTTCAGGAGTATCTTAGTGGTGGAGATCAGACTAGTGGCTTTATGTACCCAAG TGGTGTTGATCGGTTCAAGCAACAATTTGCACATCTGGAGGAGCATTATGGTAAAGGTGAACGTAGCACCCCGCTTCAGAGGCAGCATGCTTCCTTGCCTAG GGAGCGAGTTCCTGCACCGAAAAATGACACCTCTTCCCAAAATAATGATTGTGAAAAGCGAACTGTTTCAACAACTCTTCAGAGCCCACCAGGGCAGTCTGAGGGATCAGAGAACTCAGTTGTCGGTACACAAAATGGAACTAATCAGGCAAATTACAGTGCTCGTAGCTTGCTGAAGAGTGCTAGCATCAGTGCTTCTAAGTGTGTGGAAGTTAAAAGAAGAAACACAGAG GAAGAGCCAATTGAAGAGGCAAACGAGGAAGTTGATGATTTGTCTCAAAAAGTTGCTGCTCTCCATGCTTAA
- the LOC107790445 gene encoding LOW QUALITY PROTEIN: beta-glucosidase 44 (The sequence of the model RefSeq protein was modified relative to this genomic sequence to represent the inferred CDS: deleted 1 base in 1 codon): MINKATPLLFLPLLVIILSTLTLIQSDNVLPETTVFDTGGLSRDSFPKDFVFGTSTSAYQVEGAASKDGRGPSVWDTFIKKPGREPNNASGEVSADQYHRYKEDIDLMVKLNFDAYRFSISWSRIFPNGTGKINWKGVAYYNRLIDYMLKKGITSYVNLNHYDLPQALQDKYKGWLSHEVVKDFADYAEFCFKAYGDRVKNWFSFNEPRVVADLGYNTGYFAPGRCSKAFGNCISGDSATEPYIVAHNLILSHAAAAQRYRDKYQEKQKGKFGIILDFVWFEPLTRSKVDNYAAQRARDFELGWFLHPLVYGEYPKTMQNIVGNRLPKFTKEEVKMVKGSIDYVGINHYTTFYAFDRHLSKPKALGYRQDWNCAFAYDRKGVPIGPRAHSDWLYIVPWGLYKAVNYVKEHYGNPTIILSENGMDYAGNISLPEALQDTKRTDYYRSYLAELKKAIVEGANVTGYFAWSLLDNFEWRRGYTSRFGIIYVDYRTLKRYPKMSAYWFKQLLQHHMH, from the exons ATGATCAATAAAGCCACTCCATTGCTGTTTTTGCCGCTTCTTGTGATAATATTAAGCACTTTAACTCTCATTCAGAGCGATAATGTGTTGCCAGAGACGACGGTTTTCGACACCGGAGGGTTGAGCAGAGACAGCTTTCCAAAGGATTTTGTGTTTGGAACATCAACTTCTGCTTATCAAGTTGAAGGTGCAGCCAGTAAAGATGGCCGTGGACCTAGTGTCTGGGACACTTTCATAAAAAAGCCAG GACGTGAGCCCAATAATGCAAGTGGAGAGGTCTCTGCGGACCAGTACCATCGTTATAAA GAAGATATTGATCTAATGGTGAAGCTGAACTTTGATGCTTACCGTTTCTCAATTTCTTGGTCCAGGATTTTCCCAA ATGGAACTGGAAAAATTAACTGGAAGGGAGTTGCTTATTACAACAGGTTGATTGACTATATGCTCAAAAAAG gcaTTACTTCATATGTTAATCTTAATCACTACGATTTACCTCAAGCACTTCAAGATAAGTACAAGGGATGGTTGAGTCATGAAGTCGT GAAAGATTTTGCTGATTATGCAGAATTTTGCTTCAAAGCATATGGAGACAGAGTCAAGAATTGGTTCTCATTTAATGAACCAAGAGTTGTTGCTGATCTTGGGTATAACACTGGGTACTTTGCACCTGGTAGGTGCTCCAAAGCATTTGGCAATTGTATATCAGGGGATTCTGCAACTGAGCCATATATTGTTGCACATAATCTAATATTGAGCCATGCTGCTGCAGCTCAGAGATATCGCGATAAGTATCAA GAGAAACAGAAGGGAAAATTTGGAATTATCTTGGATTTTGTTTGGTTTGAACCTCTGACTAGATCCAAAGTGGACAATTATGCTGCTCAAAGAGCAAGAGACTTTGAATTGGGATG GTTTTTGCATCCTCTAGTATATGGAGAGTACCCCAAAACCATGCAAAATATTGTTGGAAATCGATTACCCAAATTCACAAAAGAAGAGGTTAAGATGGTC AAAGGATCCATTGATTATGTGGGCATAAACCATTATACTACCTTCTACGCATTTGATCGCCATCTATCCAAACCAAAAGCCCTTGGCTACCGTCAGGACTGGAATTGTGCATTTGCTT ATGATCGCAAGGGAGTACCAATTGGTCCTAGG GCGCACTCCGACTGGCTCTATATTGTGCCTTGGGGTCTATACAAAGCTGTCAACTATGTAAAAGAACACTATGGAAATCCTACCATCATTTTATCAGAAAATG GTATGGATTATGCAGGCAATATTTCCCTTCCTGAAGCTTTGCAGGACACCAAAAGGACTGATTACTACAGAAGCTATTTGGCCGAACTGAAGAAGGCTATCGTTGAAGGAGCTAATGTCACAGGCTACTTCGCGTGGTCATTGCTCGACAACTTTGAGTGGAGACGGGGTTATACTTCTAGATTTGGTATAATCTATGTTGATTACAGAACACTCAAGCGATATCCGAAGATGTCAGCCTATTGGTTCAAGCAATTACTTCAACACCATATGCATTAA